From the Myripristis murdjan chromosome 14, fMyrMur1.1, whole genome shotgun sequence genome, one window contains:
- the rcc1l gene encoding RCC1-like G exchanging factor-like protein codes for MALPCLRLCARHSRLGLHVCSYATLSKAPRPQEKTSDVPVFQYVGERRKPSHKVFVWGFSFTGALGIPSFIVPDSGRKKPRKYQLTPYRLETEGQISSAACGYGFTLMASSTKDVTKLWGMGLNKDSQLGFQRTQHSRHKSYDYVLEPSPVALPLGNPLQTRVLQVACGRAHSLVLTDQEGVFSMGNNAYGQCGRQIVEDEVYSGSHVIHKIEGFSGRVIQVACGQDHSLFLTETGKVYACGWGADGQTGLGHHNVTSTPAEVGGELAGVEVQQISTYGDCSLAVSRDGQLYGWGNSEYLQLASVAEATQINSPRHLPLKGCGKVVQAACGGTQVAVLNEKGEVFVWGYGILGKGPKLSESSTPEMIPSTLFGCSEFNPSVAVTRIRCGLNHFAAVTDRGELFVWGKNVRGCLGIGKRDDQYFPWRVTVPGQVVDVACGVDHMVALAKSLL; via the exons ATGGCTCTCCCCTGTTTGCGGCTGTGTGCTCGACACAGCAGGTTAGGGCTCCATGTCTGTAGCTACGCCACACTCAGCAAAGCACCCCGGCCGCAGGAGAAAACCAGCGACGTTCCCGTTTTTCAGTACGTCGGGGAGCGCAGAAAGCCCAGCCACAAAGTGTTCGTATGGGGGTTCAGCTTCACTGGTGCTCTGGGTATCCCCAGCTTCATCGTGCCCGACAGTGGCAGGAAGAAACCCCGCAAGTACCAGCTGACACCTTACCGCCTGGAGACTGAGGGGCAG ATCTCATCTGCTGCTTGTGGCTACGGCTTCACCCTCATGGCTTCCTCCACCAAAGATGTGACCAAGCTGTGGGGAATGGGCCTCAACAAGGACTCTCAGCTGGGCTTCCAACGCACCCAACACAGCCGCC ATAAGAGCTACGACTACGTACTGGAGCCGTCGCCGGTGGCCCTGCCGCTGGGTAACCCCCTGCAGACCAGAGTGCTCCAGGTTGCATGCGGCCGGGCTCACTCCCTGGTGCTCACTGACCAGGAGGGCG TTTTCAGTATGGGCAACAACGCTTACGGCCAGTGTGGAAGGCAGATAGTTGAAGATGAAGTGTACAG CGGCAGTCACGTCATTCACAAGATAGAGGGCTTCAGCGGCCGGGTCATTCAG GTGGCGTGTGGGCAGGACCACAGTCTTTTCCTCACCGAGACGGGCAAGGTGTATGCATGTGGATGGGGcgctgatggacagacag GACTCGGACACCATAATGTTACGTCTACGCCGGCAGAAGTGGGCGGTGAGCTGGCGGGGGTGGAGGTGCAGCAGATCAGCACATATGGAGACTGCAGCCTGGCCGTTTCTAGAGATGGACAGCTGTATGGTTGGGGAAACTCTGAATACCTCCAGCTGGCCTCAGTCGCTGAGGCTACACAG ATCAACTCTCCCCGGCATCTTCCTTTGAAAGGTTGTGGGAAAGTGGTTCAGGCGGCATGCGGAGGCACACAAGTGGCCGTTCTCAATG AGAAAGGAGAGGTGTTTGTATGGGGATATGGTATTCTTGGAAAAGGCCCAAAACTTTCTGAATCCTCAACCCCGGAGATGATTCCCTCGACGCTTTTTGGATGCTCGGAGTTCAACCCGTCCGTGGCAGTCACCCGCATCAGATGCGGCCTCAACCACTTTGCTGCAGTAACAG ATCGAGGCGAGCTCTTCGTGTGGGGCAAGAATGTGAGAGGCTGTTTGGGCATCGGGAAGAGAGACGACCAGTACTTCCCATGGCGA GTAACAGTGCCAGGGCAAGTGGTGGATGTAGCGTGCGGCGTTGACCACATGGTGGCGCTGGCCAAGTCCCTCCTGTGA